One part of the Glycine max cultivar Williams 82 chromosome 14, Glycine_max_v4.0, whole genome shotgun sequence genome encodes these proteins:
- the LOC102662960 gene encoding uncharacterized protein translates to MVEDESRTSGEKELEAEGEKEKEEDQMREKKIRKEAPYPLVPSRKDKERHFARFLDIFKKLEITIPFGEALHQMPLYSKFLKDLLTKKGKYMHNGNILVEGNCSAVIQRILPPKYKDPGSVTIPCLIGAVSVGKALIDLGASINLMPLSMCRRIGELEIMPTRMTF, encoded by the exons ATGGTGGAAGATGAAAGTAGGACTAGTGGGGAAAAGGAGTTAGAAGCtgagggagaaaaagaaaaggaggaagATCAGAtgagggagaaaaaaataa GGAAGGAAGCACCATATCCCTTGGTGCCATCTAGGAAGGACAAGGAACGACACTTTGCtcgtttccttgatatcttcaagaaattggagataacTATCCCATTTGGAGAAGCCTTGCaccagatgccactctactccaaatTTCTTAAAGATCTGCTGACCAAGAAGGGCAAATATATGCACAACGGTAATATTCTGGTGGAGGGAAATTGTAGTGCTGTTATTCAGAGGATACTTCCTCCAAAATACAAGGATCCAGGGAGTGTCACAATCCCTTGCTTAATTGGTGCTGTGTCAGTTGGAAAAGCCCTTATTGACTTAGGGGCTAGCATTAATTTGATGCCTCTATCCATGTGCAGAAGGATTGGAGAGCTGGAAATCATGCCAACAAGAATGACATTTTAG